The sequence TGCGCGCCGGCTCCAAGGTCCAGATCAACACGCCGTCGCCCAATCGTGCGCCTGCTGCCGCGGGCCAACCCCAAGCGGCGCAGGCCGGCCGCCCTCACGCCGCCAGGTAACGCGCCGTGAGCCCTTCACGCCTGTTCATCCTGCGGCCCGTCGCCACCACGCTGTCCATGGTGGCCATTCTGATTGCCGGCCTGATTGCCTATCGCCTGTTGCCGGTTTCGGCGCTGCCTGAGGTCGATTATCCGACCATCCAGGTCGTGACGCTTTACCCTGGGGCCAGCCCCGATGTGATGACGTCGCTGGTGACCTCGCCGCTTGAGCGGCAGTTCGGGCAGATGCCGGGCTTGAACCAGATGTCATCGACCAGCTCAGGCGGCGCGTCGGTCATTACGCTGCAGTTCAGCCTGAGTCTGCCGCTCGATGTCGCCGAGCAGCAGGTGCAAGCGGCCATCAATGCCGCGTCCAATTTGCTGCCCAGCGACCTGCCGGTGCCGCCGGTCTACAACAAGGTCAATCCGGCCGATGCGGCCGTGCTGACGCTGGCGATTTCGTCGCCAACCATGCCGTTGCCGCAGGTGCGCGATCTGGTCGACACCCGTATGGCGCAGAAGCTGTCGCAGGTGCCAGGCGTGGGATTGGTCAGTGTGGCGGGCGGGCAGCGCCCTGCCGTGCGGGTACAGGTCAATCCCCAGGCCCTGGCCGCAGCGGGCATGAGCTTGTCCGATCTGCGCACGGCGGTGGTGGGAGCCAACGTCAACCAGCCCAAAGGCAATCTGGACGGCCCGCTGCGCTCGACCACCATAGACGCCAATGATCAGTTGAAGTCGCCTACGGACTACAACGACCTCATCATTGCCTATAAGAACGGCGCACCCATGCGCCTGTCGGACGTGGCACAAGCCGTGCAGGCCGCCGAGGATACGCGCCAGGCGGCCTGGGCGGGCGACAGGCCGGCGATTCTGCTGAATGTGCAACGCCAGCCGGGCGCCAACGTCATCGAGGTGGTAGATCGCATTCGCGAAATGCTGCCGCAGTTGCGGGCCGCCCTGCCTGCCACCCTGGACATGCAGGTGGTGTCCGACCGCACCCAGACCATCCGCGACTCGGTCAAGGATGTCCAGCACGAAATGCTCATGGCCATTGCCCTGGTGGTGATGGTGACGTTCGTGTTTTTGCGCAGCGCCACCGCGACCTTCATCCCCAGCGTGGTGGTGCCTCTGTCGCTGGTCGGCACGTTCGGCATCATGTATCTGGCCGGGTTCAGCATCAACAACCTGACCCTCATGGCGCTGACCATCGCCACCGGTTTCGTGGTCGACGACGCCATCGTGATGATAGAGAACATCGCGCGGCATATCGAAGAGGGGGAGTCCCCCATGCAGGCGGCGCTCAAAGGCGCTTCGCAGATTGGCTTTACGCTGATCTCGCTGACGTTCTCGCTGATTGCCGTGCTGATCCCGTTGCTGTTCATGCAAGAGGTGGTGGGGCGGCTGTTTCGCGAGTTTGCGGTGACGCTGGCCGTGGCCATTCTGATTTCGCTGGTGGTGTCGCTGAGCCTCACGCCCATGATGTGCGCGCGCCTGCTCAAACCCGAGTCGGCGCAGCATTACGGGCGGTTTCATCAATGGACCGGCCGTCTCATCGACCGCATCATCGCCAGCTATGACCGCATGCTCACGGTGGTGCTTCGCCATCAGACGGCCACGCTACTGGTCGCGTTGGCGACCTTTGCCCTGACCGTGCTGTTGTACATCGTGATCCCCAAGGGTTTTTTCCCGCAGCAGGACACCGGGCTCATCCAGGGCATCACGCAGGCGCCGCAGTCGATTTCGTTCGCGGCGATGTCGCAACGCCAACAGCAGATCGCCGATCGCATCGCCCAGGACCCTGACGTCGCCGCCGTGTCGTCGTTCATTGGTGTGGACGGCAGCAACGCCACGGTCAACGCCGGGCGCATGCAGATCGCGCTCAAGACCCAGGCCGAGCGTGGCGCCGATCAAAAGAGCATCATGCAGCGGCTGCAGCATGCCGTAAACAGCATGAACAACGGCGTGACCCTCTATCTGCAGCCGGTGCAGGACCTGACGATCGAGGACCGTGTGGCCCGCACGCAATACCAGTTGACGCTGTCGAACCCGGACCTGGCCCAGCTCAGCGAATGGGCGCCCAAGCTGGTGGACCGGCTCAGCACACTGCCCGAGTTGGCCGACGTCTCGCATGACCTGCAGGACCAGGGGCTGATGACCTGGGTGGACATCGACCGCGATGCCGCTTCGCGGCTGGGCATTACGGCCTCGGCCATCGATGAGGTGCTCTACGATGCCTTCGGGCAGCGGTTGATTTCGACCATATTCACCCAGTCCAACCAGTACCTGGTCGTGCTGGAGGTGCTGCCGCAATTCCGGCGTGATGCCTCGGCGTTGGATCAGATTCATGTGCCGACCTCCAGCGGGGGGCAGGTGCCGCTGTCTTCAGTGGCGCGTATCTCGGAAGGGCATACGGTGCTGGCCATCAACCGGCTGGATCAGTTTCCCATGGTGACGGTGTCCTTCAACCTGGCGCCGGGGGCCTCGTTGTCATCGGCTGTCGAAGCCATCAAGACCGCCGAGCGCGATATCGGCATGCCGACGGCGATTGAGACGCGGTTCCAGGGCGCGGCCCTGGCATTCCAGAACTCGTTGACCAGCACACTGTGGTTGATTCTGGCGGCCATCGTGACGATGTACATCGTCCTGGGCGTGCTCTACGAGAGCTACATCCATCCGATCACGATTCTCTCGACCCTGCCTTCGGCGGGCGTGGGCGCCTTGCTGGCGCTGATGATCTCCGGCACCGAGCTGGACATGATTGGCATCATCGGCATCATCTTGCTGATTGGTATCGTCAAGAAAAACGCGATCATGATGATCGACTTCGCGCTGGAGGCCGAGCGCAAGCAGGGCCTGCCAGCGCGCCAAGCCATCCATCAGGCTGCCTTGCTGCGCTTTCGGCCTATTTTGATGACCACGCTGGCCGCGCTGTTCGGCGCCTTGCCTCTGATGCTCTCGAACGGCACCGGCGCTGAGCTGCGCCAGCCGCTGGGGCTGGTGATGGTGGGCGGGTTGCTGGTGAGCCAGGTGCTGACGCTCTTTACGACGCCGGTGATCTATCTGATGTTTGACCGCCTGTCACGGCCGCGCGGCGCGCACACGCAGGCGCGGGCCCAGCCATGATTCTGTCGGCGCCGTTCATTGTCCGGCCGGTTGCCACCACCTTGCTGGCGCTGGCCGTGGTGCTGGCGGGTACGCTGGCGTTCCGGCTGTTGCCGGTCGCGCCCCTGCCTCAGGTGGATATCCCGACGATTTCTGTGTCGGCCAGTCTGCCGGGCGCCAGCCCCGAGACCATGGCTTCGAGTGTGGCCACGCCGCTGGAGCGGTCGCTCGGCAGTATCGCTGGCGTGACCGAGATGACCTCGCGCAGCACGCAGGGTTCGACCCGGATCACGCTGCAGTTCGATCTCGACAGGAATATCGACGGCGCCGCACGGGATGTGCA comes from Bordetella holmesii ATCC 51541 and encodes:
- a CDS encoding MMPL family protein, encoding MSPSRLFILRPVATTLSMVAILIAGLIAYRLLPVSALPEVDYPTIQVVTLYPGASPDVMTSLVTSPLERQFGQMPGLNQMSSTSSGGASVITLQFSLSLPLDVAEQQVQAAINAASNLLPSDLPVPPVYNKVNPADAAVLTLAISSPTMPLPQVRDLVDTRMAQKLSQVPGVGLVSVAGGQRPAVRVQVNPQALAAAGMSLSDLRTAVVGANVNQPKGNLDGPLRSTTIDANDQLKSPTDYNDLIIAYKNGAPMRLSDVAQAVQAAEDTRQAAWAGDRPAILLNVQRQPGANVIEVVDRIREMLPQLRAALPATLDMQVVSDRTQTIRDSVKDVQHEMLMAIALVVMVTFVFLRSATATFIPSVVVPLSLVGTFGIMYLAGFSINNLTLMALTIATGFVVDDAIVMIENIARHIEEGESPMQAALKGASQIGFTLISLTFSLIAVLIPLLFMQEVVGRLFREFAVTLAVAILISLVVSLSLTPMMCARLLKPESAQHYGRFHQWTGRLIDRIIASYDRMLTVVLRHQTATLLVALATFALTVLLYIVIPKGFFPQQDTGLIQGITQAPQSISFAAMSQRQQQIADRIAQDPDVAAVSSFIGVDGSNATVNAGRMQIALKTQAERGADQKSIMQRLQHAVNSMNNGVTLYLQPVQDLTIEDRVARTQYQLTLSNPDLAQLSEWAPKLVDRLSTLPELADVSHDLQDQGLMTWVDIDRDAASRLGITASAIDEVLYDAFGQRLISTIFTQSNQYLVVLEVLPQFRRDASALDQIHVPTSSGGQVPLSSVARISEGHTVLAINRLDQFPMVTVSFNLAPGASLSSAVEAIKTAERDIGMPTAIETRFQGAALAFQNSLTSTLWLILAAIVTMYIVLGVLYESYIHPITILSTLPSAGVGALLALMISGTELDMIGIIGIILLIGIVKKNAIMMIDFALEAERKQGLPARQAIHQAALLRFRPILMTTLAALFGALPLMLSNGTGAELRQPLGLVMVGGLLVSQVLTLFTTPVIYLMFDRLSRPRGAHTQARAQP